A region of Cyprinus carpio isolate SPL01 unplaced genomic scaffold, ASM1834038v1 S000006532, whole genome shotgun sequence DNA encodes the following proteins:
- the LOC109109137 gene encoding extracellular calcium-sensing receptor-like, protein MLIILYILRFVLYCMHTKAEKTVCHMMGESKYPLLSKNGDFIIGTLFAIHSKETLPSFEFRQKPQNLFCSSVNLIDFRMAQTMIFAIEEINTNESLLPNVSIGYRIYDTCGSRLSSMSATMALMNGQEFAAGDRCNGQSPIHAIIGETESSATVILSRTTGPFKIPVISPSATCECLSNKKDYPSFFRTIASDYHQSRALAHIVKHFGWFWVGAVNSDNDYGNNGMAIFLKTAQEEGICVEYSVKFHRTEPEKLQKVVETIKKGTAKVIVAFLSQVEMGNLFDQLSDKNIKNFQMIGVEAWITSESLMIPNSFHVLGGSLGFAVRKIDIEGFADYVTKEFWHTAFPCLQREGNSSQYGLNCSRYQDLLGLKNYNDDVTEQRYSNNVYKAVYAVAYSLHSLLQCTKKGGCEKSLTILPQQVVEALKKINSTIKTGDHVWFDSSGAVVAQYEVVNWQQDLNGSIQFKPVGYYDASLPPDQRFVLNTENIIWAGGQLEKPRSVCSESCPPGTRKAAQKGRPVCCYDCIPCAEGEISNETDSNNCKQCPGEYWSNAEKDKCVLKAIEFLSFTENMGIVLVFFSLFGVGITALVAILFYSKKDTPIVKANNSELSFLLLFSLTLCFLCSLTFIGRPTEWSCMLRHTAFGITFVLCISCVLGKTIVVLMAFKATLPGSNVMKWFGPAQQRLSVLAFTLIQVLICVLWLTISPPFSYKNMKYYHEKIILECSLGSIIGFSAVLGYIGLLAVLCFILAFLARTLPDNFNEAKFITFSMLIFCAVWITFIPAYVSSPGKFTVAVEIFAILASSFGLLFCIFGPKCYIILFKPEQNTKQHVMGKNPSKSF, encoded by the exons ATGCTCATCATTCTTTACATACTCcgatttgttttatattgtatgcATACAAAGGCGGAAAAGACAGTTTGTCATATGATGGGAGAATCCAAATACCCGCTGCTGTCTAAAAATGGAGACTTTATAATTGGAACACTTTTTGCAATTCACAGTAAAGAAACATTACCATCATTTGAGTTTAGACAAAAACCTCAAAACCTCTTTTGTTCCAG TGTGAATCTCATTGATTTTCGGATGGCTCAAACAATGATATTTGCCATTGAGGAGATTAACACAAATGAAAGTTTGCTTCCAAATGTTTCTATTGGCTACAGAATCTATGATACATGTGGTTCAAGACTGTCTTCGATGAGTGCAACTATGGCATTGATGAATGGTCAGGAGTTTGCAGCAGGAGATAGATGCAATGGACAGTCTCCTATACATGCTATCATAGGAGAAACAGAGTCTTCTGCTACAGTGATTCTGTCTAGAACAACAGGACCTTTTAAAATTCCTGTG ATAAGTCCCTCTGCTACATGTGAATGTCTCAGTAATAAGAAAGATTACCCATCATTCTTCAGGACTATTGCTAGTGATTACCACCAAAGCAGAGCACTTGCACATATAGTCAAGCACTTTGGCTGGTTTTGGGTGGGAGCTGTGAACAGTGACAATGACTATGGAAACAATGGAATGGCCATATTTCTGAAAACGGCCCAGGAGGAGGGAATTTGTGTTGAGTACTCAGTGAAATTCCATCGGACAGAGCCTGAAAAACTCCAAAAAGTGGTAGAGACAATAAAAAAGGGTACTGCAAAAGTGATTGTTGCATTTCTTTCTCAAGTTGAGATGGGCAATCTGTTTGATCAGCTAAGTGATAAGAACATTAAAAACTTCCAAATGATTGGAGTGGAAGCTTGGATAACTTCAGAAAGTTTGATGATTCCAAACAGTTTTCATGTTCTTGGAGGGTCACTGGGGTTTGCAGTGAGAAAAATTGATATTGAAGGCTTTGCAgattatgttacaaaagaattctgGCACACAGCTTTTCCATGCTTACAGAGGGAGGGAAATTCATCTCAATATGGATTAAATTGCAGCAGATATCAGGATCTGCTTGGGCTGAAAAATTACAATGATGATGTAACCGAACAAAGATATTCAAACAATGTCTACAAAGCAGTTTATGCGGTAGCATATTCACTACACAGTCTGCTCCAGTGCACAAaaaaaggaggctgtgaaaaaaGTCTGACAATACTACCACAGCAg gtgGTTGAGGCTCTGAAAAAGATCAATTCCACCATAAAGACAGGAGATCACGTGTGGTTTGACAGCAGTGGAGCAGTTGTAGCACAATATGAAGTTGTGAACTGGCAGCAGGACCTAAATGGATCAATCCAGTTTAAGCCAGTGGGATACTATGATGCCTCACTGCCCCCTGACCAACGCTTTGTGCTCAACACTGAAAACATAATTTGGGCTGGAGGGCAGTTGGAG AAGCCAAGGTCTGTGTGCAGTGAGAGCTGTCCTCCAGGAACTAGGAAGGCTGCACAGAAAGGAAGACCTGTTTGCTGTTATGACTGTATTCCATGTGCAGAAGGAGAAATCAGTAATGAGACAG ATTCAAATAACTGCAAGCAGTGTCCAGGGGAATACTGGTCTAATGCTGAGAAAGATAAATGTGTGTTAAAGGCTATAGAGTTTCTGTCATTCACAGAAAATATGGGCATAGTGCTAGTCTTTTTCTCACTATTTGGAGTAGGAATAACTGCACTGGTAGCCATTCTGTTTTACAGCAAAAAGGACACCCCCATAGTAAAAGCCAACAACTCAGAGCTGAGCTTTCTGCTGCTCTTCTCATTGACTCTTTGTTTTCTCTGTTCACTTACTTTTATTGGTCGGCCCACTGAGTGGTCCTGTATGTTGCGTCACACAGCGTTTGGGATCACTTTTGTCCTCTGTATCTCCTGTGTTCTGGGGAAAACAATAGTGGTGTTAATGGCCTTCAAGGCTACACTTCCAGGAAGTAATGTCATGAAATGGTTTGGGCCTGCACAACAACGACTCAGTGTTCTTGCCTTTACACTTATACAGGTTCTTATCTGTGTGCTTTGGTTAACAATATCTCCTCCTTTTTcctacaaaaacatgaaatattatcaTGAAAAGATCATTCTTGAGTGCAGTCTGGGTTCTATTATTGGTTTTTCTGCTGTGCTGGGTTATATTGGCCTATTGGCTGTCTTGTGCTTCATTTTGGCTTTTCTGGCTCGCACACTGCCTGATAACTTTAATGAAGCTAAATTCATCACATTCAGTATGCTCATATTCTGTGCTGTATGGATCACATTTATACCAGCTTATGTCAGTTCTCCTGGAAAATTTACTGTAGCTGTGGAGATATTTGCCATTTTAGCCTCAAGCTTTGGTTTATTATTCTGCATATTTGGACCTAAATGCTATATTATTCTGTTTAAGCCTGAACAAAATACAAAGCAACATGTGATGGGAAAGAATCCATCTAAATcattctga